Genomic window (Nitrospirales bacterium LBB_01):
TTTATCATACGCTCCTTTTTACCGGGTTGGGAAAGTGTTGTTAATGGGCTAATAGAGTATGGAATTGCAAAAGATGAGGCAATCAATGCGGTTTTAACCAAGCGAGAATTTTTTGAAAGCTCGGCTTACACAGATATTGTTGCACCATACAAGACACAAGTCAAAAAAGGGATAGACGACACCCGCACGTTTTATAACGATCAACTGGGCGGCAAGTGCCCTGAGAGTTATCTGCTTTGCGGGTATGAAAAACCGATGGCGCTGCTAAAAGCTGACTCCGTAACATTTGATCCGCTTGCTCTGATTGCCAAAGAAACCGCCGCAACGCTGCCAAATCTCCTAAGCGGCACCGATGAGGCGATATTTAAAAAAGGTACGGTTGTCTTTGGGTTTGATTCCGAGACAAACACGTTTAAAGAAATGGCAGAGCCGGAGAGACGAGCTGCTAAACCCTCTAGACACAGAGTAAAAAAACCTAAAGAAAAAAAGGCAGTCACATTTGCCTCATTAATTGAAAAGTTTAGAAATATGACAAAAAATACAGGATCCTTCGGTAAACTGTTTAAAGACTTAATTAAAGCAAAAGGCGCTAAGGGTGCATCGGCGGTAAAACTCAGCGGCGCTGATGTTATTAATACGATTTCCAAAGGGTTATCACTTATTCTGATTTTGTTTTTTGTTTATGGTACGTATAAATATTTTACACTTGGCTCTCAATATCGCAAAGAGATTCAAAGCTATGAGTCGCTGCACGAGGATATCGATAAACTGACCCATGCAATTGAACAAAACAAAGGCTCTGTCAAACACTTCTGGACTCAAAAGGTACTCGCTATAGCAAAAAATCTGGATTTGTCACTGTGGGTTATGGACATCACGGTGGATGAGTCCGGCAAGAAACAACAAAAGGGCAACCCCGCACCCGGAGGCGCTCTTGTGAAAAGGATATTAACCATAGAAGGCGCAGCTCTGCCCTCAATTGACGGTCACCTTAAGGATGTCGCTAATTTTATGGAAAAGCTGGATAACGACACAACATTTATGGTTGGCATATCCAAGATTGATTTTAAGGGGCTGTCGCTTGAAAAATCCGATGATAAGGTTGTCCACTTTACGATAGATGCTATTTATGAGGGTGGTGTGCCTAAACCCAGAGAAAAAGACAACTCTAAACCTGACATGCCCTCCCTGCCTGAGACTATACAGAAAACTCAGGAGCATAACAAACAGGCTGAGGAAGTTTTGGAAAAGAAATTTTAATGATAATGAAGTCAACTGAAATCAAGAGTTCTCTTCCTTTAGGGATACAAAGAAGGGGACTGGATTCCCGCTCGGGGGCGGGAATGACAAAAGACTGGAGTTCTTTTTTTGCGTTTCTTTTCTCTTGTCATTCCTGCGAAGGCAGGAATCCAGTTTTTTGTTGGAGGAGTAAATAATGGCAATAAGATATTTTAAATGAAAGAGGTATGAGATGGAATCAATAAACTATAGAAAGATTTTTGCGGTGCCGGCGTGGCTTATGGTTTTAATTATTGCGGGTTCTTTGTTTTTTTATTATCCGCTTAAGCGCGATATGCTTGAGCTATCTAAATTAAACGATGCGATGAGGAAACGTCATGAAGAGGTAAAGCAGATAAACATTGAATATCTGAAAAAAACGTCCAATCCGCTATCTGGAAAGCGCCCATTCATTAAGTCAATGGAGGGATTTTTAAGAAAATTAAACGATGTCGGGAAAAACTCTAACGTGCTGATTAATTCGGTTGAACCGGAAAGCGCTAAGGAACTTCAGTTTAACCTAAAAATTACGGCAGACTATTTTTCGTTTCTTAGATTTATAAGCAGGCTTGAGGCACTGAGTATGGATATAAGCAACCTTGGCATTCACCAGTACGACAGCACAGGGGCACTGCCGCGCCATGCCATATCGTTTACCGTTACACCGCTTTCAGGCGGTCAGGAGCTGCCTGAGGCTCAAGCAATTGCATTAACACAGTCATCAGATAACACAAAATTCAGAAATCCGTTTCTACGCTCTGTTGAAGCGGAAAAAATTCTTAAGTATAAGCAGGTTATAGATTTAACATGGATACACAAACTCACCTCCATTGGATTTTCTGGTGGCAAAAAAGAAGCTACAATTGATGACAGGGTGGTAACGGCCGGAGATAATTTCCCCTCTGAAAGTAAAAGAAAAGTTGAATCAATCGGCGTTGACAGAGTGTATCTGTCAGAGCAGACGGATGTCGGCAAAATTGACTACATCATAAAGTTTCGTAAGGCAAAGAAAAATGAATAAAAAAAATGCTTATGAATTTAACTACTGTGGTTGGTTTTTGTGTTTAAGGATATAGGGCTAAGAACTGGATTCCCGCTCGGAGGCGGGAATGACAGAGGAGGGGATTTTCTTTTTCTGTCATTCCTGCGAAAGCAGGAATCCAGTCTTTTATTATTGGACTTTACTATAAGGCATTTGGCAGAGTTTGGAGGAATAAAGATAAGATGAGAAAGTTAGCGGCAGCAACACTTCTTGCAGTGTTTTTTATGGGTTGGTTTTGTACGCCCGTGTGTGCAGAGGAGCTTAAGTGGAAAGATGAGCTATTTACCCGCGACATACACGGAGAAGATATTAAGACCACCTTAAGGAGTATCGCAAAGGCAAACAACACAGAGATAATCTTTAAGGGAAACATCAAGGGAGAGGTTAATAAGAAATTTGAAAATATGACGCTTGAGGGCACATTTAAAATGCTACTTGATGAATACGGGCTTGATTACAGTTACAGTCCTCAGAGCAAGTATATGACTGTGACTTTGAAAACTGAAAAGCAAAGCATAGTGTTTTATCGCATGAAGTATGAAAACCCGCAAAATGTAAAAACTGTTTTACAAAAATTTAAAGCATGGGCTCAGGGGTTTGAAATCCATATGGAGACAAACTCGCTTTTTCTAAAGGGCAGTCAATCAGAAATAGACTCCGCTCTGTTGATTGTCAAAGAGCTGGATAAGGCCACTGAGGAGGAGTTGAAAAATAAACTTCTGAAAAAATCCATAGAAATGCTAACCTCCGAAGTAAAATATGAGGTAATTCCTCTCCTATATGCTTCAGTTGGGCCAACTACCTATAGGTATGCTAATGAGACAGTGTCAGTACCGGGAGTGGATGAGACCATAAAGGAAATCCTTGGCTACAGCAAAGATAAGGAAAAAGCTCAAACGCTTCAGTCAATGCAGCAGGGACTTTTGCCACAAACTCTAATTGGTATAGACAAGACATCGCAAACCTCGTCTGATGATTCTCTTAAGTCCTCTTACAGCATTAATTCAGGCTTAGATAAGCCCCCTTTAATATCCATTGATAAGAGAACCAACTCAGTAGTAGTAAGAGGACGTGACGACCAGATAGCTAAAGTAAAAGAGCTGCTTAAGCAACTGGACAAGCCGATTCCTATGGTAGAGCTTGAGATAATGATTCTGTCGGCAAAGGAAGATTTTTCACGCAGTCTTGGCATGAGCTGGGAACATCTGCTTGGAGGCGGTAATAATATTGCAACAAGAGCTGGAACTCTCTCCAGTGATACCTCTGTTGCCACAGGCTCATCATCCTCAAAAACATCCTCATCCGGCTCCACCACGGTTGACTCAATCGCACCCGCAATAAGCTTTATATATAGTGACGCTAAAACCACTATCTCAAGTCTGATATCTGCCGTTGAATCCAAAGACCTTGGGAAAGTTCTTGCCGCTCCACGACTGATTACACTGGATAACAGAGAGGCGACAATTAAAATAGGACTTGACCATAACGTTAAAGTCTATACGCAAAACACATCGTCTGTAACGACAATCCCAACCGGAATATCTTTTAGAGTGACTCCTCACGTCATTAATCCAGCTGACAACGTTACGCATAAACAGGTACTTTTAAACATCTTTGCAGAAAAAAGCGGAGCAGCTTCAACGGCGGTTGACGGTATTTCAGACACCGACAAAAGTGAAATCAATACACAAATCATCGTGCCGCAAGACAGCACTGTGGTTATCGGAGGGTTGTTTAAAACCGAGGAGGGTTATAACGATGAGGGCGTACCAATTTTAAAAGACATCCCCATCATAGGCGCTCTGTTTAAAAAAGACAGTAAGTCCAATAACAAAACTGAAACCGTGTTTTTTATAACTCCAAGAATCATAGATGTAGTCGGACTGGATGCTGTGCGGATACTTGAAAAGTCAGCAAAAGATAGGGATGAAAAAGCGCTTCACAAGGTAATAGATGAAAAATATAACGCACCAAAAACAGAAACTAAGAAGGAAAAAGATTCAGGGAAAACATTTGAGATTGTCACAGATAATTTGCCCTTTGACGGCAGTGTACTGGACAGATGAGTAAATTATGAACAAACGCGGCTTTACACTGATTGAGATTATGGTTGTAATGGCCATAATAGGCATACTTATGACAGTAGCGATAACCAGTTATAAAAGTGTGATAATAAATGGCAGGCTTGAGGAGGCAAAGATATACATGTCGGCTATTATGGCGGCAGAAAAGCGATATAAAATGGAGTATGGCAGCCATTTTGCCGGAACCGGAGGCGCAGTTACAACCTGTGATGAGACGCTGCTTGTCTCAACGCTGGGGTTAAATGCCCTTCAAGAGTCGCCGAATTTTTACTACACGGTTTCATGTAACGGCAGCTGCACGCCAAATGCTGCTAACACATGGGATATTCGTATAACAGCCACGCTTTTGAAGGACAACTCTGATGCAACAGCATCCGGCTGCACCCTTTCAAGCAATAAATCCACAGCCGACAGATGGGTTAAAGATGACCTTAAAGGCAGAAAGGTTTATCTCTGCTACCCACCGCCTACAAGCGGACTTACAACCGAGACATGCGGTGTTATGGACAATATAACTAAAAGATTATGGGAAGGAGGTATGTCTGTTTCAGATATTTTTAAATAATCGTGGGGTCACAAGTCACGGAGCACTCAGGGCGCTTACAATAGTTTTAACTATCGCCGGTATT
Coding sequences:
- a CDS encoding prepilin-type N-terminal cleavage/methylation domain-containing protein, whose amino-acid sequence is MNKRGFTLIEIMVVMAIIGILMTVAITSYKSVIINGRLEEAKIYMSAIMAAEKRYKMEYGSHFAGTGGAVTTCDETLLVSTLGLNALQESPNFYYTVSCNGSCTPNAANTWDIRITATLLKDNSDATASGCTLSSNKSTADRWVKDDLKGRKVYLCYPPPTSGLTTETCGVMDNITKRLWEGGMSVSDIFK
- a CDS encoding type II secretion system protein GspD, which encodes MRKLAAATLLAVFFMGWFCTPVCAEELKWKDELFTRDIHGEDIKTTLRSIAKANNTEIIFKGNIKGEVNKKFENMTLEGTFKMLLDEYGLDYSYSPQSKYMTVTLKTEKQSIVFYRMKYENPQNVKTVLQKFKAWAQGFEIHMETNSLFLKGSQSEIDSALLIVKELDKATEEELKNKLLKKSIEMLTSEVKYEVIPLLYASVGPTTYRYANETVSVPGVDETIKEILGYSKDKEKAQTLQSMQQGLLPQTLIGIDKTSQTSSDDSLKSSYSINSGLDKPPLISIDKRTNSVVVRGRDDQIAKVKELLKQLDKPIPMVELEIMILSAKEDFSRSLGMSWEHLLGGGNNIATRAGTLSSDTSVATGSSSSKTSSSGSTTVDSIAPAISFIYSDAKTTISSLISAVESKDLGKVLAAPRLITLDNREATIKIGLDHNVKVYTQNTSSVTTIPTGISFRVTPHVINPADNVTHKQVLLNIFAEKSGAASTAVDGISDTDKSEINTQIIVPQDSTVVIGGLFKTEEGYNDEGVPILKDIPIIGALFKKDSKSNNKTETVFFITPRIIDVVGLDAVRILEKSAKDRDEKALHKVIDEKYNAPKTETKKEKDSGKTFEIVTDNLPFDGSVLDR